A segment of the Fibrobacterota bacterium genome:
GCGATCACCGCCTGTGTGGTCCGCGCGAGGGAAAGGCGCGGGGATGTCCCCAGCGGGTTTTCCGGCGCCTCGCGTTTCCGCACGCGCACCATGGCCGCGGCCTTGACCTTCTCCCGCAGTTGCACGGACATATCCCCTACCGCATAGGCCGCATAGGGCTTGCACATCACGTCCACCGCCCCGATGTCCAGGGCTTCCAGGGCCAAGGCCCCGCCCTTGGTGGTAAGGGAGGAAACGATGATGACCGGCAAAGGATAGTGGCGCATCAGCTTGCGCAGGAAGGTGAGCCCGTCCATGCGCGGCATTTCCACGTCCAGCGTCACCACGTCCGGCGCCAAGCGGACGATCTCGTCGCGCGCGACGTAAGGATCAGGAACCGCCCCCACCACTTCGATGCCGGGATCGCGCGCCAGCTCGCGCGAGAAGATATCGCGAACGACCGCGGAATCATCGACAACCAGCACGCGGATCGGGCGCGGCGCGATCATGTCGGCGTACCGGGAGGGATGCCGCCGGGGATCTCCACGCGCAGGAGCACGGGCGAGCCTTCGACGGAGAGGGCCATGCCTCCCTCCGAAGCGGTCCAGTCGGGAGCCTGGTCGGCCGAAAGGTGGCCCGATTCCAGTAGCCCCAAGTCGAATACGGGGGTCGAACCGTAAAGCTCGGTTAGGACGTGGCCGCAGACGATGTTGAGGATTTCCCGGCAGGCATCCTCGGCCGCCGCCGCGGCGGCGGGGTCGTCGGGCTCGCAACCCAGGATATTGGAGGCCAGTTCCGCGGCCATGGAGGCGGGAACGGCCAGGGAAACCCGGCCCGCGGCGGCTCCCGCGAAGGTCACCGAGGCCGCCAGGTATCCATCGACGGAGGCGAGGTCGGGCGCTTCGCCGGGATCGCCGAAAAGGAAGGCTTGTTTCTCCAGGACGTCGAACAGCACGTTGCCGATGCGGGTCCGCGTTTCCTCATTCATGATGGGCCCCCAGTACCGATTCCATGGCCTTCTTGAGTTCTTCCGGCGTAAAAGGCTTGCGCAAAAATCCCTTCACGCCCTGATCCTTGAGGGCTTGCAGCCGGGTAGCGCTGCCCTCGGTCGATACGATGATCACGGGAATATCCCCCATGCCGGGGTCGGCTTTCATCTGCGTGACCATCCCCACCCCGTTCAGCACGGGCATGTTGATGTCGGCGAGCACCAGATCGACCCATTCGCGGCGGAGGACTTCGATTCCCTCGGCCCCGTTGGCGGCCTGGAACAGGCTCCCCAGCGCCACCCCGGCGAGCCCGATCGATTTGGCGATCACCGCGCGCATGGTCTCGGAATCGTCCACCACCAGGATGTTATACGCCATGTTTCACAGCTCCTTCTCTTCCCCGGCCATTTTCAGGAGGGTGCGTCCCGAGTCCAGGTACAGGTACATCGTGCGCGGCACGCTCCCGCCGACATCCTCGCCCGCGATCAAGATCTCGTTTTTCCAAAGCACCTTGCGGACCACGGTGTAGTTACGTTCGCCGATGTTGAAGACCCCGCCGGCATCCATGATGCGGGAAGCCCCGGCCACCTTGGCGACCAGGCTCTTGCGCTGCGCTCCCTGATCGAACATGGCCTGCAACAATACCGACATGCCCGTATCCACGTACATGAGGGGGTTCTTTTCGGCCTTGGCGGGATCGATGCGCGAAAGCGGCAGCATGCAATGGATGAGGCCGCCCACGCGGCCGACCGGATCGTACAAGCTAACGCCCACGCAGGAGCCGAGGGCGTAAGTGGCCAGCACGTCCCCGGGATCGGCGGACACTTTCATCTCGGCGATGCCGACGGTATGGTTCACGCGACCCTCCGGTAGACGGAAGGGAGCACGCTCTGGAAACCGGTCGTCAGCCCGGTAAGGCTTTCGGAATGCCCGACGATGAGGAAGGCGCCCGGGGCGAGCAGGCGATGGAACTCTTCCAATAGCCGTTGGCGCACGGGATTGTCGAAGTAGATCATCACGTTGCGGCAGAAGATGAAATCCATGGGTCCGCGCATGGGGAACGGGGGCGTCGCGAGGTTGAGGCGGGCGAAACGGAGCAGGGCCCGGAGCTCGGGGCGCGCCGACCACAGCGGCTCATCGCGGCCGCCGACGCGATCGAAGTACCGCTGGGCGAAGCCCGGGGGCAGGGCTTCGATGCGGGCCTTGGCGTATTTCCCTTCCTTAGCCGCATGGAGGACGCGGGTCGAGATGTCGGTGGCGAGGATCTTGATATCGCAAGCGGGATCGGGCTGGCATTCGCGCACCGTCATCGCCAGGGTATACGGCTCTTCGCCCGTGGAAGCCGCGGCGCACCAGATACGCAGGCGGTTCCGTCCGGTCTTCAACAGCTCTTCCAAACGCGCCCGCAGGAATTCGAAGTGGACCGGTTCGCGGAAGAAGCTGGTGACGTTGGTGGAGATGGCATCCAGCATCAAGGTCATCTCTTCTTCGCCGCCTTTGCCCTTCACCCAATCGAGATATTCCGGAAAGCGCGTCAGGCCCAATTGGCGCATGCGCTTTCCGATGCGGGATCCGACCAGGGCCTGCTTGCCTTCGCCCAGGACTATCCCGCTCCGGCCGTAGACCAGATCGCGGAAGGCCTCGAAAGAGCGCGCGTCGATATCCATGCTTATTTCAGGGACGACGTGATACGGACCCCGGCGGAAAAAGCGTTGGCGTCCGGATCGGTCGCATCCGAATAGAGGCCGGCTTCCAGGCGCGCCTTTCCCCACGCTTTGCGGACATAGGCGTTATACAGGATTTCCTTGTCCTTGCCGGCCACCTTCCGGTTCGGCGACCATTCGGCTTCCAGTGACAAGGCATCGAGATACTTGCCCATCGGCGGGCGGATGCCCAATAGCAAAGGCGTATCATCCGCCTTACCGTCCGCCTGCAGGACGGCGCCTTCGGCGAAAGCCTGCCAACCCGCGCCCAAGGGGCTCAGCACGCCGGCATCGAAGCGCTGGAGGATAGGGGCGTCCGGATATTTCCAGCCATCGAATACGTTCGCGCGGTATCCCAGCATGGCCTGCAAACCGGACGGGGCCGTGAACTTCTGGAGCGCGCGCAGGAAGCCGCGATCCAGCTTCTTATCCGATGCGCCCAACAGAACCGACGAGGACCAAGCCTTATTGCTCCAAGTCCCTTCCGTGGCGTTATGCACCGCGGGCCGCGCCAGGAAAGCCCCCGACGGGCCCAGGTCGATGTAATTCCCGTAAGTGGCGCTCTGGCTTTCCTGGGTTTCGAAGCGACCGAACCTT
Coding sequences within it:
- a CDS encoding chemotaxis protein CheX produces the protein MNEETRTRIGNVLFDVLEKQAFLFGDPGEAPDLASVDGYLAASVTFAGAAAGRVSLAVPASMAAELASNILGCEPDDPAAAAAAEDACREILNIVCGHVLTELYGSTPVFDLGLLESGHLSADQAPDWTASEGGMALSVEGSPVLLRVEIPGGIPPGTPT
- a CDS encoding response regulator; its protein translation is MAYNILVVDDSETMRAVIAKSIGLAGVALGSLFQAANGAEGIEVLRREWVDLVLADINMPVLNGVGMVTQMKADPGMGDIPVIIVSTEGSATRLQALKDQGVKGFLRKPFTPEELKKAMESVLGAHHE
- a CDS encoding chemotaxis protein CheD, whose product is MNHTVGIAEMKVSADPGDVLATYALGSCVGVSLYDPVGRVGGLIHCMLPLSRIDPAKAEKNPLMYVDTGMSVLLQAMFDQGAQRKSLVAKVAGASRIMDAGGVFNIGERNYTVVRKVLWKNEILIAGEDVGGSVPRTMYLYLDSGRTLLKMAGEEKEL
- a CDS encoding protein-glutamate O-methyltransferase CheR; this translates as MSMDIDARSFEAFRDLVYGRSGIVLGEGKQALVGSRIGKRMRQLGLTRFPEYLDWVKGKGGEEEMTLMLDAISTNVTSFFREPVHFEFLRARLEELLKTGRNRLRIWCAAASTGEEPYTLAMTVRECQPDPACDIKILATDISTRVLHAAKEGKYAKARIEALPPGFAQRYFDRVGGRDEPLWSARPELRALLRFARLNLATPPFPMRGPMDFIFCRNVMIYFDNPVRQRLLEEFHRLLAPGAFLIVGHSESLTGLTTGFQSVLPSVYRRVA